A portion of the Esox lucius isolate fEsoLuc1 chromosome 20, fEsoLuc1.pri, whole genome shotgun sequence genome contains these proteins:
- the ndufa3 gene encoding NADH dehydrogenase [ubiquinone] 1 alpha subcomplex subunit 3, whose protein sequence is MFTNTSQTTKSNMAGIAAFLKNAWNKEPVIVVSCAIGVSAVLIPLVSPYTKYSGMMNKAVPYNYPVPVRNDGKMDDIPSHPSEPKGPNLDWFKNL, encoded by the exons ATGTTTACCAACACCAGCCAAACTACAAAGAGCAACATGGCGG GAATTGCAGCCTTCCTGAAGAATGCATGGAATAAAGAACCAGTGATAGTGGTCTCCTGCGCAATTGGGGTCTCTG CTGTCTTGATTCCATTAGTGAGTCCCTACACAAAGTACTCAGGAATGATGAATAAAGCTGTGCCATATAACTACCCAG TTCCTGTCCGAAATGATGGCAAGATGGATGACATCCCCAGCCACCCGTCTGAACCTAAAGGACCAAACCTGGATTGGTTTAAAAACCTGTAA
- the zgc:158689 gene encoding brain-specific angiogenesis inhibitor 1-associated protein 2: MSRSDEVNKMTESVYKGIMDQFNPSLKNFVTMGKHYEKALTGVTVAAKGYFDALVKLGELASDSQGSKELGDTLFQMAEVHRQIQVQLEDVLKLFHSELLTQLEQKLDLDIKYLTATLKKYQSERKSKSDSIERCQSQLKKLRRKSQGSRHPNKYGDREMQYVELMSRRQAELDTLVAVGYRSALTEERRRYCFLVDRQCSVTKLLINYHCKVRELLSQKLSSWQQSCSQPTKLPERALNLLRHTAPQGPGVSGIAELLRHAKLGTVQPEQRLSVQEVPPLLNGAAQQRPLPSSSQSDDPPPLNSPGSQTFHSLAASGGASGGTGTGSPQHTSMPDSASASSNANNRTSANTVTSANAAATSSTSSSTVVSSQAQQTSLILATSTSSLSPSLIPSTMLSLSQGSPSYSSLQGLALPLSAPHSPPLPHSAPLSRAMTPSLHHQVVLGGGNTPLLSHNPMLMKAAEMYATSTLPLPRRPVSDARMGGFMGSTLPRDRVLPLSSPSRVEAMFAHGPEESEGSGGGGACLLHFLPGDALSLLISEPRDGWHYGQNERTGRKGWFPFSYTQPYPATLEPLDSSSPLLSKVNSTSTGQLDKLVSPGLPALTPESEEEGSFPPQRVSTFRPRPYSMADSNQVSLRPKFRGEGVDWAGPPERPALSMLIQELSSDFASLPPSPTRTNPFAHVRLRKTVTNDRSAPIIE; this comes from the exons ATGTCTCGCTCAGACGAGGTGAACAAGATGACAGAAAGCGTTTATaag GGAATTATGGACCAGTTCAACCCCAGTCTGAAGAACTTTGTGACCATGGGGAAACACTATGAGAAAGCCCTGACAG GAGTGACAGTCGCGGCCAAGGGCTACTTCGATGCTTTGGTCAAACTGGGCGAACTGGCCAGTGACAGCCAGGGGTCAAAGGAACTGG GAGATACGCTATTCCAGATGGCTGAGGTGCATAGACAGATTCAGGTTCAGCTGGAGGACGTG TTGAAGCTGTTCCATTCTGAGCTGCTGACACAGTTGGAACAGAAGCTGGATTTGGACATTAAATATCTTACA GCCACGTTAAAGAAATATCAAAGTGAGCGGAAGTCAAAGTCAGATTCGATTGAGCGGTGCCAGTCCCAGCTGAAGAAGCTACGCAGGAAAAGCCAAGGCAGCCGCCACCCCAACAagtatggagacagagagatgcag TATGTGGAGCTGATGAGTCGTCGTCAGGCGGAGCTAGACACGCTTGTTGCCGTGGGTTACCGCTCGGCACTGACCGAGGAGAGGAGACGATACTGCTTCCTTGTGGACCGCCAGTGTTCCGTCACCAAGCTGCTCATCAACTACCACTGCAAG GTGAGAGAACTCCTGTCGCAGAAGCTGTCGTCATGGCAACAGTCGTGCTCCCAGCCTACTAAACTACCAGAACGAGCACTCAACCTGCTACGTCACACCGCCCCCCAGGGCCCTGGGGTTTCTGGGATAGCTGAGCTCCTCCGACATGCCAAACTGGGCACCGTGCAGCCGGAACAG agGCTGTCAGTACAGGAGGTCCCTCCCCTGCTGAATGGTGCTGCCCAGCAGcgacccctcccctcctcttcccagAGTGACGACCCCCCACCTCTAAACTCCCCCGGATCCCAGACCTTCCACTCCCTTGCTGCCAGCGGAGGGGCCAGTGGAGGAACTGGGACGGGCTCTCCTCAGCACACTAGCATGCCTGACAGTGCCTCAGCTAGCTCCAATGCTAACAACAGAACAAGTGCTAATACCGTCACCTCTGCTAACGCCGCCGCCACTTCATCCACGTCCTCCTCCACGGTCGTCTCCAGCCAAGCCCAGCAGACCTCTCTCATCCTGGCCACCAGTACATCCAGCCTCTCCCCTAGTCTCATCCCCTCCACTATGCTTTCTCTAAGCCAGggctccccatcctactcttccCTACAGGGCCTGGCTCTTCCCCTCAGTGCCCCCCATAGTCCTCCACTACCCCACAGTGCACCTCTCTCCAGAGCTATGACCCCATCGCTgcaccaccaggtggtgctCGGAGGAGGGAACACACCATTGCTGTCCCATAATCCCATGTTGATGAAGGCAGCAGAGATGTATGCGACGTCGACGTTGCCGTTGCCAAGGAGACCAGTCAGCGATGCCCGGATGGGAGGGTTTATGG GTTCCACTTTGCCCAGAGACAGAGTTCTACCCCTCTCCAGTCCGTCTCGCGTGGAAGCCATGTTTGCCCATGGTCCTGAGGAGTCAGAGGGTAGTGGAGGGGGCGGGGCGTGCCTGCTCCACTTCCTGCCAGGCGATGCACTCAGCCTCCTCATCTCCGAGCCTAGAGATGGGTGGCACTATGGCCAGAACGAGCGGACTGGACG GAAAGGCTGGTTCCCCTTCTCCTACACTCAGCCCTACCCTGCTACTCTGGAGCCCCTTGATAGCAG CTCCCCGCTCCTCTCTAAGGTCAACAGTACCAGTACAGGCCAGTTGGATAAGCTGGTCTCCCCGGGCCTGCCTGCCCTAACCCCTGAGTCAGAGGAGGAAGGCTCCTTCCCACCTCAAAGGGTCAGCACCTTCCGCCCACGCCCCTACAGCATGGCTGACTCCAACCAGGTCAGCCTGAGGCCCAAGTTCAGAGGGGAAGGGGTCGATTGGGCAGGCCCCCCTGAACGACCTGCTCTGTCAATGCTGATTCAAGAG CTCTCCTCAGACTTTGCCTCCCTCCCACCTTCCCCAACCAG GACCAACCCATTTGCCCACGTCCGGCTCAGAAAGACAGTGACCAATGATCGCTCTGCACCCATCATTGAATAG